A genomic segment from Hypomesus transpacificus isolate Combined female chromosome 13, fHypTra1, whole genome shotgun sequence encodes:
- the LOC124475490 gene encoding protein bicaudal C homolog 1-like isoform X2, which yields MAAQSDSLSGYLQQSDPGSNSERSADSPLPASEDGSCGTPAPFDPEWTEDRFRVDRKKLELLLLAASESRVNGGEDFFQKVMEETRTQIAWPSKLKIGAKSKKDPHIKVCGKRESVKEAKERIMSVLDTKSNRVTLKMDVSHTEHSHVIGKGGNNIKKVMEETGCHIHFPDSNRNNQAEKSNQVSIAGQPGGVEAARAKIRELLPLVLMFELPVMVQVNPDPSSPAIQHISHTYNISVAFRQRSRLYGTTGVVRGSQNNADNVKRGTAVLLEHLAGGLAGAISVSTQLDIAPQHHLFMLGRNASNIKHISQKTGAQVHFPEPGSAGGGAPRKSTVFVQGSIEAVCLARQYLMGCLPLVLMFDIKEELEVDPQVVSSLMEQLDVFISIKPKPKQPNKSVIVKSVERNAVNMYEARRFLLGLDTTGLSSAPPLLSSSSSPCSPGPGSRCSPPSGGPAGPPTALDILASATAAAGLGLTGLGLLGPVSGSMSTSAAHSSLLNALNSSVGPLHTPGHGSGTPTPWPPSLPNTVGTPGFSPPQLIHQANQARLTSILLSSVHGYTHSTPSPPPGLAPLQGYTQTHSTPSPPPGLTPLQVYTHSTHSPPPGLTPRDSQTNGVPDCSKAVSVLNGLVKHPSSVYSRMSAAGCLADQVLNPNHGNHGNHSNHSNHSDSVQEPGSHCPSEPCSSKTVQDQGSNDAFVEVGMPRSPSQSGSGVELKQMLASCKTASGKRQALDLLQGSKHSHLHSDCLLSDSDSSASDSPVADKRAPGSERAAERAAAAQHHTSDRIRLEPQPSYANMEAFDYEQKKLLATKAMLKKPVVTEVRTPTNTWSGLGFSKSMPAEAIKELRRANHVPYKPSMSTTYEDPPLSLSRSNSREVLGNGSESDNWRDRNSLALSAHSEYPSGLCPKRKQNKAVEQYLSSSSAGGCGGGGGYVDCLSSSLSSSLGSSLSSSLASSLASSLASSLASSLASSKACSLNSSFKGSDLPELFSKLGLGKYTDIFQQQEIDLQTFLTLTDQDLKELGISTFGARRKMLLAISELNKNRRKLFEPASNIRSSFLEGGASGRLTRQFHTDIASVSGRW from the exons GTGATGGAGGAGACCAGGACCCAGATAGCCTGGCCGTCCAAGCTGAAGATCGGGGCCAAGTCCAAGAAAG aCCCTCACATCAAGGTgtgtgggaagagagagagtgtgaaggaGGCTAAGGAGAGGATCATGTCAGTGCTTGACACCAAG AGTAACCGTGTGACCCTGAAGATGGACGTGTCCCACACAGAGCACTCCCACGTCATCGGGAAGGGGGGCAACAACATCAAGAAGGTGATGGAGGAGACCGGCTGCCACATCCACTTCCCTGACTCCAACCGCAACAACCAGGCAGAGAAGAGCAACCAG gtATCCATTGCTGGTCAACCAGGGGGTGTAGAAGCAGCCAGAGCAAAAATCAGA GAGCTGCTGCCCCTGGTGTTGATGTTTGAGCTCCCTGTGATGGTCCAGGTGAACCCTGACCCCAGCTCCCCGGCCATCCAGCACATCTCCCACACCTACAACATCTCCGTGGCCTTCAGACAGCGCTCGCGCCTCTACGGGACCACAGGCGTGGTCCGCGGGTCGCAGAACAACGCCGACAATGTCAAG CGTGGCACAGCAGTGTTGCTGGAGCACCTGGCGGGGGGCCTGGCGGGGGCCATCTCTGTATCCACCCAGCTGGACATCGCCCCCCAGCACCACCTCTTCATGCTGGGCCGCAATGCCTCCAACATCAAGCACATCTCCCAGAAGACCGGCGCCCAGGTCCACTTCCCCGAGCCGGGAAGCGCGGGAGGCGGCGCCCCGAGGAAGTCCACGGTGTTCGTCCAGGGCAGCATCGAGGCCGTGTGTCTGGCCAGACAGTATCTCATG ggttgtCTGCCGCTGGTCCTGATGTTTGACATTAAAGAGGAGCTGGAGGTAGATCCACAAGTGGTCTCCTCTCTGATGGAGCAGCTGGACGTTTTCATCAGCATCAAACCCAAACCCAAACAACCCAAtaag tctGTAATAGTAAAGAGCGTGGAGAGGAATGCAGTCAACATGTACGAGGCCAGAAGGTTTCTTCTGGGTCTGGACACCACCGGGCTCTCCTccgctccacctctcctctcctcctcctcctcgccctgcTCCCCCGGCCCCGGGTCCCGCTGCAGCCCCCCCTCTGGAGGCCCAGCCGGGCCCCCAACAGCGCTGGATATCCTGGCCTCGGCCACAGCAGCTGCTGGCCTGGGGCTCACCGGCCTGG gtcTGTTGGGTCCAGTCTCAGGCTCCATGTCCACTTCCGCTGCTCACAGCTCTCTGCTCAACGCTCTGAACAGCTCCGTCGGCCCCCTGCACACCCCTGGCCACGGCTCTGGGACCCCcaccccctggcccccctccctccccaacacGGTCGGCACACCTG ggttctctcctccacagctgaTCCATCAAGCCAACCAGGCCCGTCTCACCAGCATCCTGCTGTCCAGTGTCCACggatacacacactccaccccgtCTCCACCCCCCGGCCTCGCACCCCTTCAgggatacacacagacacactccaccccttcccccccgcCAGGCCTGACCCCTCTCCAGGTGTACACAcactccactcattctcctccccctggcctcacCCCCAGAGACTCCCAGACCAATGGGGTCCCTGACTGCAGCAAGGCTGTCAGTGTGCTCAACGGGCTTGTCAAG caccCCAGCTCCGTGTACAGTCGTATGTCAGCAGCAGGTTGCCTGGCTGACCAGGTACTGAACCCCAACCACGGCAACCATGGTAACCACAGCAACCATAGTAACCACAGCGACTCTGTCCAGGAGCCCGGCAGTCACTGTCCGTCAGAACCTTGCTCCAGCAAGACTGTCCAGGACCAAG GCTCCAATGATGCTTTTGTGGAGGTGGGCATGCCCAGAAGCCCCTCCCAGTCAGGAAGTGGCGTGGAGCTGAAGCAGATGCTGGCTTCCTGTAAGACCGCCTCAGGGAAGCGACAGGCTCTGGATCTGCTGCAGGGCTCCAAGCACTCTCACCTGCA TTCCGACTGCCTCCTGTCTGACTCTGACTCCAGTGCGTCTGACAGCCCTGTGGCAGACAAGCGGGCGCCAGGCAGTGAGAGGGCAGCGGAACGGGCAGCAGCTGCCCAGCACCACACCTCTGACAGGATCAGGCTGGAGCCTCAGCCCTCGTATGCCAACATGGAG GCCTTTGACTACGAGCAGAAGAAACTTCTGGCAACTAAAG CCATGTTGAAGAAGCCAGTGGTGACGGAGGTTCGAACCCCGACCAACACCTGGTCTGGCCTGGGCTTCTCCAAGTCCATGCCTGCTGAGGCCATCAAGGAGCTGCGCAGGGCCAACCATGTACCCTACAAACCCTCCATGAGCACCACCTACGAG GATCcacctctgtccctgtcccGCTCCAATAGCAGGGAGGTCCTGGGAAATGGCAGTGAATCAGACAActggagagacaggaacagCTTGGCTCTGTCCGCCCACTCAGAATACCCATCAGGCCTCTGTCCCAAGAGGAAGCAGAACAAAGCAG TCGAGCAGTACCTGAGCAGCAGCAGTgctggggggtgtggaggaggaggaggctacgtagactgtctgtcctcctccctctcctcctccctgggctcctccctctcctcctccctggcctcctccctggcctcctccctggcctcatccctggcctcctccctggcctccagtAAGGCCTGCAGCCTCAACTCCTCCTTCAAAGGCTCCGACCTGCCTGAGCTCTTCAGCAAGCTGGGCCTGGGAAAGTACACAGACATCTTCCAACAGCAGGAG atTGATCTCCAGACGTTCCTGACCCTGACAGACCAGGACCTTAAGGAGTTGGGGATCTCTACCTTCGGAGCCCGCAGGAAGATGCTGCTAGCCAtctcag AACTGAACAAGAACAGGAGGAAGCTGTTTGAGCCTGCCTCCAACATAAGGTCATCCTTCCTGGAAGGGGGCGCTAGTGGCCGGCTAACGCGCCAGTTCCACACAGACATCGCTAGTGTGAGTGGCAGATGGTAG
- the LOC124475490 gene encoding protein bicaudal C homolog 1-like isoform X1, translating into MAAQSDSLSGYLQQSDPGSNSERSADSPLPASEDGSCGTPAPFDPEWTEDRFRVDRKKLELLLLAASESRVNGGEDFFQKVMEETRTQIAWPSKLKIGAKSKKDPHIKVCGKRESVKEAKERIMSVLDTKSNRVTLKMDVSHTEHSHVIGKGGNNIKKVMEETGCHIHFPDSNRNNQAEKSNQVSIAGQPGGVEAARAKIRELLPLVLMFELPVMVQVNPDPSSPAIQHISHTYNISVAFRQRSRLYGTTGVVRGSQNNADNVKRGTAVLLEHLAGGLAGAISVSTQLDIAPQHHLFMLGRNASNIKHISQKTGAQVHFPEPGSAGGGAPRKSTVFVQGSIEAVCLARQYLMGCLPLVLMFDIKEELEVDPQVVSSLMEQLDVFISIKPKPKQPNKSVIVKSVERNAVNMYEARRFLLGLDTTGLSSAPPLLSSSSSPCSPGPGSRCSPPSGGPAGPPTALDILASATAAAGLGLTGLGLLGPVSGSMSTSAAHSSLLNALNSSVGPLHTPGHGSGTPTPWPPSLPNTVGTPGFSPPQLIHQANQARLTSILLSSVHGYTHSTPSPPPGLAPLQGYTQTHSTPSPPPGLTPLQVYTHSTHSPPPGLTPRDSQTNGVPDCSKAVSVLNGLVKHPSSVYSRMSAAGCLADQVLNPNHGNHGNHSNHSNHSDSVQEPGSHCPSEPCSSKTVQDQGSNDAFVEVGMPRSPSQSGSGVELKQMLASCKTASGKRQALDLLQGSKHSHLHSDCLLSDSDSSASDSPVADKRAPGSERAAERAAAAQHHTSDRIRLEPQPSYANMEAFDYEQKKLLATKAMLKKPVVTEVRTPTNTWSGLGFSKSMPAEAIKELRRANHVPYKPSMSTTYEQDPPLSLSRSNSREVLGNGSESDNWRDRNSLALSAHSEYPSGLCPKRKQNKAVEQYLSSSSAGGCGGGGGYVDCLSSSLSSSLGSSLSSSLASSLASSLASSLASSLASSKACSLNSSFKGSDLPELFSKLGLGKYTDIFQQQEIDLQTFLTLTDQDLKELGISTFGARRKMLLAISELNKNRRKLFEPASNIRSSFLEGGASGRLTRQFHTDIASVSGRW; encoded by the exons GTGATGGAGGAGACCAGGACCCAGATAGCCTGGCCGTCCAAGCTGAAGATCGGGGCCAAGTCCAAGAAAG aCCCTCACATCAAGGTgtgtgggaagagagagagtgtgaaggaGGCTAAGGAGAGGATCATGTCAGTGCTTGACACCAAG AGTAACCGTGTGACCCTGAAGATGGACGTGTCCCACACAGAGCACTCCCACGTCATCGGGAAGGGGGGCAACAACATCAAGAAGGTGATGGAGGAGACCGGCTGCCACATCCACTTCCCTGACTCCAACCGCAACAACCAGGCAGAGAAGAGCAACCAG gtATCCATTGCTGGTCAACCAGGGGGTGTAGAAGCAGCCAGAGCAAAAATCAGA GAGCTGCTGCCCCTGGTGTTGATGTTTGAGCTCCCTGTGATGGTCCAGGTGAACCCTGACCCCAGCTCCCCGGCCATCCAGCACATCTCCCACACCTACAACATCTCCGTGGCCTTCAGACAGCGCTCGCGCCTCTACGGGACCACAGGCGTGGTCCGCGGGTCGCAGAACAACGCCGACAATGTCAAG CGTGGCACAGCAGTGTTGCTGGAGCACCTGGCGGGGGGCCTGGCGGGGGCCATCTCTGTATCCACCCAGCTGGACATCGCCCCCCAGCACCACCTCTTCATGCTGGGCCGCAATGCCTCCAACATCAAGCACATCTCCCAGAAGACCGGCGCCCAGGTCCACTTCCCCGAGCCGGGAAGCGCGGGAGGCGGCGCCCCGAGGAAGTCCACGGTGTTCGTCCAGGGCAGCATCGAGGCCGTGTGTCTGGCCAGACAGTATCTCATG ggttgtCTGCCGCTGGTCCTGATGTTTGACATTAAAGAGGAGCTGGAGGTAGATCCACAAGTGGTCTCCTCTCTGATGGAGCAGCTGGACGTTTTCATCAGCATCAAACCCAAACCCAAACAACCCAAtaag tctGTAATAGTAAAGAGCGTGGAGAGGAATGCAGTCAACATGTACGAGGCCAGAAGGTTTCTTCTGGGTCTGGACACCACCGGGCTCTCCTccgctccacctctcctctcctcctcctcctcgccctgcTCCCCCGGCCCCGGGTCCCGCTGCAGCCCCCCCTCTGGAGGCCCAGCCGGGCCCCCAACAGCGCTGGATATCCTGGCCTCGGCCACAGCAGCTGCTGGCCTGGGGCTCACCGGCCTGG gtcTGTTGGGTCCAGTCTCAGGCTCCATGTCCACTTCCGCTGCTCACAGCTCTCTGCTCAACGCTCTGAACAGCTCCGTCGGCCCCCTGCACACCCCTGGCCACGGCTCTGGGACCCCcaccccctggcccccctccctccccaacacGGTCGGCACACCTG ggttctctcctccacagctgaTCCATCAAGCCAACCAGGCCCGTCTCACCAGCATCCTGCTGTCCAGTGTCCACggatacacacactccaccccgtCTCCACCCCCCGGCCTCGCACCCCTTCAgggatacacacagacacactccaccccttcccccccgcCAGGCCTGACCCCTCTCCAGGTGTACACAcactccactcattctcctccccctggcctcacCCCCAGAGACTCCCAGACCAATGGGGTCCCTGACTGCAGCAAGGCTGTCAGTGTGCTCAACGGGCTTGTCAAG caccCCAGCTCCGTGTACAGTCGTATGTCAGCAGCAGGTTGCCTGGCTGACCAGGTACTGAACCCCAACCACGGCAACCATGGTAACCACAGCAACCATAGTAACCACAGCGACTCTGTCCAGGAGCCCGGCAGTCACTGTCCGTCAGAACCTTGCTCCAGCAAGACTGTCCAGGACCAAG GCTCCAATGATGCTTTTGTGGAGGTGGGCATGCCCAGAAGCCCCTCCCAGTCAGGAAGTGGCGTGGAGCTGAAGCAGATGCTGGCTTCCTGTAAGACCGCCTCAGGGAAGCGACAGGCTCTGGATCTGCTGCAGGGCTCCAAGCACTCTCACCTGCA TTCCGACTGCCTCCTGTCTGACTCTGACTCCAGTGCGTCTGACAGCCCTGTGGCAGACAAGCGGGCGCCAGGCAGTGAGAGGGCAGCGGAACGGGCAGCAGCTGCCCAGCACCACACCTCTGACAGGATCAGGCTGGAGCCTCAGCCCTCGTATGCCAACATGGAG GCCTTTGACTACGAGCAGAAGAAACTTCTGGCAACTAAAG CCATGTTGAAGAAGCCAGTGGTGACGGAGGTTCGAACCCCGACCAACACCTGGTCTGGCCTGGGCTTCTCCAAGTCCATGCCTGCTGAGGCCATCAAGGAGCTGCGCAGGGCCAACCATGTACCCTACAAACCCTCCATGAGCACCACCTACGAG CAGGATCcacctctgtccctgtcccGCTCCAATAGCAGGGAGGTCCTGGGAAATGGCAGTGAATCAGACAActggagagacaggaacagCTTGGCTCTGTCCGCCCACTCAGAATACCCATCAGGCCTCTGTCCCAAGAGGAAGCAGAACAAAGCAG TCGAGCAGTACCTGAGCAGCAGCAGTgctggggggtgtggaggaggaggaggctacgtagactgtctgtcctcctccctctcctcctccctgggctcctccctctcctcctccctggcctcctccctggcctcctccctggcctcatccctggcctcctccctggcctccagtAAGGCCTGCAGCCTCAACTCCTCCTTCAAAGGCTCCGACCTGCCTGAGCTCTTCAGCAAGCTGGGCCTGGGAAAGTACACAGACATCTTCCAACAGCAGGAG atTGATCTCCAGACGTTCCTGACCCTGACAGACCAGGACCTTAAGGAGTTGGGGATCTCTACCTTCGGAGCCCGCAGGAAGATGCTGCTAGCCAtctcag AACTGAACAAGAACAGGAGGAAGCTGTTTGAGCCTGCCTCCAACATAAGGTCATCCTTCCTGGAAGGGGGCGCTAGTGGCCGGCTAACGCGCCAGTTCCACACAGACATCGCTAGTGTGAGTGGCAGATGGTAG